A window from Symbiopectobacterium purcellii encodes these proteins:
- a CDS encoding pathogenicity island protein: MSKILIAFENKIIPWRLFYMLDLLKTIPLVEDISMPNSKGEIVMKIADLPAKGYSCNFSWILAIYLVDSHDLSLETLCYVSCLLGAHHEIHDFSCYLSDEKSWLCCVYDKKISADVMAKQIEMHVALTRYFRYLILSKKYPCQVKEYEAM, encoded by the coding sequence ATGTCTAAGATCCTCATTGCATTTGAGAATAAGATTATCCCATGGAGGTTGTTCTATATGCTTGATTTATTAAAAACTATCCCTTTGGTTGAGGATATATCCATGCCTAATAGTAAAGGAGAAATCGTGATGAAAATAGCGGATCTCCCAGCGAAAGGCTATTCATGCAACTTCTCCTGGATTTTGGCAATATACCTCGTTGACTCTCATGATTTATCATTGGAAACATTGTGTTATGTTTCATGTTTGTTAGGGGCTCATCATGAAATTCACGATTTTTCCTGCTACTTATCCGATGAGAAAAGTTGGCTGTGCTGTGTCTATGATAAGAAAATCTCTGCCGACGTAATGGCAAAACAAATAGAGATGCATGTGGCGCTAACGCGTTATTTTCGATACCTCATTTTGAGTAAAAAATACCCATGCCAGGTAAAAGAATATGAAGCTATGTAA
- a CDS encoding two component system sensor kinase → MKRKRSLVSKPTLFISLCLFIIWLVSVFAATYASLNQEKHYLIENLTHFSTLRATLTNHRFEGAERDAQILAHRYHLYHSSAADKAVVDKSESCYLPIDTSACIPKTVQEQDRSFIQVYGTAGQTYYLDSFVLDSRYGISLLPPREHAADYFSRRHTELTELLGSPVNHNMHWGEPKYTEGVGWSISVAATSSQGTLAGLSVKLSDVLSYGQLFSGSDISLWLDMQNHILPFSLLNEKQGQALQALFNDVTLHDGWQEIPGYLVLRTQLKGPGWQQVILYPTRDIIHRSLSIVISQLPFALATLVLLALMLLGLLHRHLARPLQDFVDIINKTKWAPLSLRLPENRQDELGSIAQAYNRLLNDLRVQHDNLENTVVERTRELIIAKQQAEQANKRKSSHLTTISHELRTPLSGSLGALELLQLTPLCAKQSHLAETARLCTLSLLDIINNLLDFSRIESGQISLHVEQTALLPLIDRAMYTIQGPGKSKGLMLRTTVSGDVPLLIDMDATRVRQILVNLLGNAVKFTDNGGITLSVTRNDNTLIFAVCDSGKGIASADHDAVFTPFFQSQGNIQGTGLGLTIASNLARMMGGWLDLNSSVGLGTCISFMMPLGKYATPTPLNGDIAAPLALHRQLSEWGLTCHSAAHGSALSADELGFLPGKLYTLAAQITSGITDTDKAVIPVQPWRLHILLVDDATINRDIIGAMLRLLGQNVTTASNGREALACGRQQRFDLVLMDVCMPEMDGLTCTQQWRKDSKNQDTECAIMALSANTASEEIVRCKQAGMHHYLTKPVTLAHLADGISIAAEYQLQREIDLQEQDNLMDKAIIDITHPTMRRKIRRSLRELLSSIEQNSSDQKKTITLLHTLKGCIGQAGLGPLLCDVIDIENRVKRGLPLSNAEIAELRLTLDVALRLKCST, encoded by the coding sequence ATGAAAAGAAAGCGCTCATTGGTGAGTAAACCGACATTATTCATATCACTGTGCTTATTTATTATCTGGCTGGTTTCTGTTTTCGCTGCAACCTATGCCTCACTTAACCAGGAAAAACATTATTTAATTGAGAATCTAACGCACTTTTCCACCCTGAGGGCAACGTTAACCAATCACCGTTTTGAAGGTGCAGAACGGGATGCGCAAATATTGGCACACCGCTACCACTTGTATCACAGCAGTGCCGCAGACAAGGCGGTAGTCGATAAAAGTGAAAGCTGTTACCTGCCTATTGATACCAGCGCCTGTATCCCCAAAACGGTTCAAGAGCAGGATCGCAGCTTTATCCAGGTTTACGGCACCGCTGGGCAAACTTATTACCTCGACAGCTTTGTGCTGGATAGCCGCTATGGCATCTCGCTGTTGCCCCCTCGCGAGCATGCCGCCGACTATTTTTCGCGTCGTCACACCGAGTTAACGGAATTGCTTGGTAGCCCCGTCAACCACAATATGCACTGGGGCGAACCCAAGTACACAGAGGGCGTGGGCTGGAGCATCTCCGTTGCGGCTACCAGTTCACAGGGTACGCTCGCCGGGCTTTCAGTCAAATTAAGCGATGTGCTCTCCTACGGCCAACTGTTCTCTGGCAGCGATATCAGCCTCTGGCTGGATATGCAAAATCACATCCTGCCTTTTTCCCTGCTCAACGAGAAGCAAGGCCAGGCATTACAAGCGCTGTTCAACGACGTCACACTGCATGATGGCTGGCAGGAAATTCCCGGCTATCTGGTGCTGCGCACCCAGTTGAAAGGGCCGGGCTGGCAACAGGTTATCCTGTATCCAACCCGGGATATCATCCACCGGTCGCTGTCTATCGTCATCAGCCAGTTGCCTTTCGCATTAGCGACATTAGTCCTCCTTGCGCTGATGCTGTTGGGGCTGCTCCATCGTCATCTGGCCCGGCCGTTGCAGGACTTTGTCGATATCATCAATAAGACGAAATGGGCACCACTGTCGCTGCGTTTGCCGGAGAACCGTCAGGATGAACTTGGCAGTATTGCTCAGGCTTACAATCGGCTGTTGAACGATCTGCGCGTGCAGCATGACAACCTGGAAAATACCGTGGTTGAACGCACGCGCGAGTTGATTATCGCCAAACAGCAGGCGGAACAGGCCAACAAACGCAAAAGCAGCCACCTGACAACCATCAGTCATGAACTGCGCACGCCGCTCAGCGGTTCACTGGGTGCACTGGAGCTACTCCAACTCACCCCGCTATGCGCCAAGCAAAGTCACCTGGCGGAAACGGCCCGGCTTTGCACCCTCTCATTGCTGGATATCATCAACAACCTGTTGGATTTCTCGCGTATCGAGTCAGGACAAATCTCGCTGCACGTTGAGCAGACAGCGCTGCTCCCGCTGATCGATCGCGCGATGTACACCATTCAGGGACCGGGAAAAAGCAAAGGATTGATGCTGCGTACCACGGTCAGCGGTGATGTGCCCTTGCTTATCGATATGGATGCGACGCGCGTACGGCAAATTCTGGTGAATCTGCTGGGAAATGCGGTCAAATTTACGGATAACGGAGGGATAACGCTCAGCGTCACACGCAACGACAACACGCTGATCTTTGCCGTTTGTGACAGTGGTAAAGGCATTGCCTCTGCCGATCATGATGCGGTATTCACCCCCTTCTTTCAGAGCCAGGGAAACATTCAGGGGACCGGGCTTGGGCTGACGATTGCCTCGAATCTGGCCCGAATGATGGGGGGATGGCTGGATCTCAACAGCTCGGTAGGGCTCGGTACCTGCATCTCTTTTATGATGCCGCTCGGTAAATACGCCACACCCACGCCATTAAACGGCGATATTGCCGCGCCATTGGCACTGCACCGTCAACTGAGCGAATGGGGACTGACATGCCATTCCGCAGCGCATGGCAGTGCCCTGTCTGCCGACGAACTTGGCTTTCTGCCGGGCAAACTCTATACGCTGGCTGCTCAGATAACGTCAGGCATCACCGACACCGATAAGGCGGTGATCCCGGTTCAACCCTGGCGATTGCATATCCTGCTCGTTGATGATGCGACAATAAACCGCGACATCATTGGTGCCATGCTGAGACTGCTCGGGCAAAACGTCACTACCGCCAGTAACGGCCGAGAAGCACTGGCGTGTGGGCGACAACAGCGTTTTGATCTGGTGTTGATGGATGTCTGCATGCCGGAGATGGATGGCCTGACCTGCACCCAGCAGTGGCGTAAAGACAGCAAGAATCAGGATACGGAATGCGCCATTATGGCCCTGTCAGCCAACACCGCCTCGGAAGAAATTGTCCGTTGCAAGCAAGCCGGTATGCACCACTACCTGACCAAGCCCGTCACGCTGGCGCATTTGGCCGATGGCATCAGCATCGCCGCCGAATATCAGCTTCAGCGAGAAATCGATCTGCAAGAGCAAGATAACCTGATGGACAAAGCCATCATCGATATCACACACCCCACTATGCGACGAAAAATCCGTCGTTCACTGCGAGAATTGCTGTCAAGCATTGAACAAAATTCAAGCGATCAGAAAAAAACTATCACGCTGTTGCATACCCTAAAAGGATGCATCGGGCAGGCTGGTCTCGGTCCATTGCTGTGCGATGTGATCGATATAGAGAACCGGGTTAAACGTGGACTGCCATTATCCAACGCGGAAATTGCAGAGCTACGTCTTACGCTGGATGTCGCTTTACGTTTGAAATGCTCAACGTAA
- a CDS encoding two component system response regulator: MNDHKILLVDDHELIINGIINLLVPYPRFRIIAHTENGLEVYNACRLHEPDIVILDLGLPGINGLDLIPQLCSRWPKMAILAYTAHNEEFMAIRTLSAGAMGYVLKNSSQKTLLAAIQTMAVRKRYIDPALNRDAINSALNTEGDSPELLTPRERQILRLIANSYTNRLIGEQLCISVKTVETHRLNIMKKLNVHKVTELLNCSRRLGLTD; the protein is encoded by the coding sequence ATGAACGATCATAAAATTTTGCTGGTGGACGATCACGAGTTGATCATAAACGGCATTATCAATTTGCTGGTGCCCTATCCGCGCTTTCGTATTATTGCGCACACTGAAAATGGCCTTGAGGTCTATAACGCCTGCCGCCTGCATGAACCTGATATAGTGATCCTCGATCTGGGATTACCGGGCATCAATGGGCTGGACCTTATCCCGCAACTCTGTTCGCGCTGGCCTAAAATGGCCATCCTCGCGTACACCGCACACAACGAGGAGTTTATGGCAATACGCACCCTGTCGGCGGGTGCCATGGGATACGTATTGAAAAACAGCAGCCAAAAGACATTATTGGCTGCAATCCAGACTATGGCCGTCCGAAAACGGTATATCGACCCAGCGCTCAACCGAGATGCCATCAACTCCGCCCTGAACACGGAAGGGGACAGTCCGGAGTTGCTGACACCGCGTGAACGGCAAATATTGAGACTTATTGCCAACAGCTACACCAACCGCCTTATCGGCGAGCAACTGTGCATCAGCGTTAAAACGGTCGAAACCCATCGGCTGAACATTATGAAAAAACTCAATGTACATAAAGTGACAGAGTTGCTTAATTGCTCAAGGCGCTTAGGGCTAACTGATTAA
- a CDS encoding iron-containing alcohol dehydrogenase family protein codes for MQQVYFPARVVRGAGAINQLGAIASALGKRALVLGGKHALEAASALIDAQLAAAGVSKCADIWYGGECSETQILRLAQDVRTHAADVIIAVGGGKALDTGKAVGLETARPVITLPTIAATCAAVTPLTIRYDDDGHFRDLYHLPVAPAAVIIDSDILAKAPLRWLAAGLGDTLAKWYELRAISGNKDVTGFGASSMANSQLCYQQIARFGAASCEAVRQQQATPALDQVLDAIFLFAGLTSLMSNGAHAAAAHALYEGFTVCDKTRAYGHGLLVGFGNLCLLAQEGRSDAELLEAIALAKACAIPTSLAAIAPTLTPEEQAAILNAAVTAPDMGNMPHIVTRETLRDDIHRVERLAISAC; via the coding sequence ATGCAACAGGTCTATTTTCCTGCGCGCGTGGTACGCGGCGCAGGCGCGATTAACCAGTTGGGCGCCATCGCTTCAGCGCTGGGTAAACGTGCTTTGGTTTTGGGGGGGAAACATGCGTTGGAGGCGGCGTCAGCCCTGATTGATGCACAACTGGCCGCAGCCGGTGTGAGCAAGTGCGCCGACATCTGGTACGGCGGCGAGTGCAGCGAAACACAAATTTTACGTCTGGCACAAGACGTACGCACCCATGCTGCCGATGTGATTATCGCGGTGGGCGGTGGGAAGGCGTTGGATACAGGAAAAGCTGTTGGACTGGAAACAGCCCGTCCGGTTATCACCCTGCCGACCATCGCGGCAACCTGTGCTGCGGTGACGCCACTGACGATTCGCTATGATGACGACGGTCATTTTCGTGATTTGTATCATCTGCCTGTCGCGCCCGCCGCGGTGATTATTGATTCCGATATTCTGGCTAAAGCACCACTGCGCTGGTTAGCCGCGGGGTTGGGCGATACGCTGGCAAAATGGTATGAACTGCGCGCCATTAGCGGTAATAAGGATGTCACCGGTTTTGGTGCGTCCTCTATGGCAAACAGCCAGCTTTGCTACCAACAGATTGCCCGATTTGGTGCCGCTTCCTGCGAAGCCGTACGACAACAGCAGGCGACACCGGCGTTGGATCAGGTGCTTGATGCCATCTTTTTGTTTGCCGGATTGACCTCGCTGATGAGTAATGGTGCCCATGCGGCGGCGGCCCATGCGCTCTACGAGGGCTTTACTGTGTGCGATAAGACGCGTGCTTACGGACATGGTCTGCTGGTGGGGTTTGGTAATCTCTGTTTGCTGGCGCAGGAAGGGCGTAGCGATGCGGAATTGCTTGAAGCCATTGCGTTGGCGAAGGCGTGTGCCATCCCAACATCACTGGCAGCGATTGCCCCAACCCTGACTCCAGAAGAACAGGCGGCCATATTGAATGCGGCGGTGACGGCACCGGATATGGGCAATATGCCTCATATCGTTACCCGCGAGACGTTACGCGATGACATCCATCGCGTAGAACGTCTGGCTATCAGCGCCTGTTAA
- the hisC gene encoding histidinol-phosphate transaminase translates to MKETIERLARREARQLGRYNSGLSDDAVRQRFAVKDIARLASNENPLGMSPLADAALWAEVTRTACYPDPASLQLRAVIAARTGMTPEPVVMGNGSENLLEMLCLAFLNPGDRVVTLLPSFGLHHLYPNMLGAEVTLVPVNVQMEYDLDAWAQALAQPAKMVVFSNPSNPVGCMLGREGFERLIAMTPPDCVLVIDEAYYEYCAAHPDYPYSLCVLRQQARPWIVLRTFSKAYGLAGLRVGYGLACHAEMVELLDRVRTPFNINRMAQAAAQAALLDVAHVARSVTHVTQQRAWLRDQLLAMGWGVAPSQTNFLFVNVAQDSAALAERLLHFGVIVKPWLEAGYTQWLRISVGSEAANQQCIAALRQCAQ, encoded by the coding sequence ATGAAAGAAACGATTGAACGACTGGCGCGGCGCGAAGCCCGCCAACTGGGACGCTATAACTCAGGATTGTCTGATGATGCGGTGCGCCAGCGCTTTGCTGTGAAGGACATTGCCCGCCTTGCCAGCAATGAAAACCCACTGGGCATGAGTCCGTTGGCCGATGCGGCGTTGTGGGCTGAAGTGACGCGCACGGCCTGTTATCCCGATCCGGCGAGTCTCCAATTGCGCGCGGTCATTGCCGCACGCACCGGGATGACGCCGGAACCGGTGGTGATGGGTAACGGCTCGGAAAATCTGCTTGAAATGCTGTGTCTGGCTTTTCTCAATCCGGGCGATCGGGTTGTTACGCTGCTGCCCTCTTTTGGGCTGCATCACCTGTATCCCAACATGTTAGGGGCTGAGGTGACGCTGGTGCCAGTGAATGTGCAGATGGAGTACGACCTGGATGCCTGGGCGCAGGCGCTGGCACAACCGGCCAAAATGGTGGTGTTCAGTAACCCCTCCAACCCCGTGGGTTGCATGTTGGGGCGTGAGGGATTCGAACGCCTGATTGCCATGACGCCGCCGGACTGCGTGTTGGTGATCGACGAAGCGTATTATGAGTACTGCGCCGCGCACCCTGATTATCCCTATAGCCTCTGCGTATTACGTCAGCAGGCGCGACCGTGGATTGTGTTGCGCACGTTTTCCAAGGCATACGGTCTGGCTGGCTTGCGTGTGGGGTATGGTTTGGCGTGTCATGCCGAGATGGTTGAACTGCTCGACCGCGTGCGTACACCGTTCAATATCAATCGTATGGCGCAGGCTGCGGCACAGGCCGCGCTGTTGGATGTGGCGCACGTGGCACGCAGTGTCACCCATGTCACGCAGCAGCGGGCCTGGCTCAGAGATCAACTGCTCGCCATGGGGTGGGGTGTGGCGCCGTCGCAGACCAATTTCCTGTTTGTGAATGTCGCACAGGATAGCGCGGCGTTGGCTGAGCGTTTATTGCATTTCGGGGTGATTGTGAAGCCCTGGCTGGAAGCCGGATATACCCAATGGCTGCGGATCTCGGTGGGATCTGAGGCCGCCAACCAACAGTGTATTGCGGCGCTGCGTCAGTGTGCGCAGTAA
- the hutU gene encoding urocanate hydratase, with the protein MTLSVEQAGAREVRAPHGSELHCENWLIEAAYRMIQNNLDPDVAERPEDLVVYGGIGKAARNWACFDAILASLRALKGDETLLVQSGKPVGVFRTHENAPRVLIANSNLVPHWANWDHFNKLDRDGLMMYGQMTAGSWIYIGAQGIVQGTYETFAEAGQQHYNGDLRGRWILTAGLGGMGGAQPLAGVLAGASVLAIECQESRIDFRLRTRYLDYKATDLDEALAMIDEACKAGRAISVGLLGNAADVVPELVKRAKAGGMRPDIVTDQTSAHDPINGYLPQGWDVAHWTAMRTRDPKAVEKAAKASMAVHVQAMLEFHHMGIPTVDYGNNIRQMALEEGVANAFDFPGFVPAYIRPLFCQGKGPFRWVALSGDPEDIARTDAKLKALFPENTSLLRWLDMAQERIAFQGLPARICWLGLGERHLAGLAFNEMVRNGELKAPIVIGRDHLDCGSVASPNRETEAMRDGSDAVSDWPLLNALLNTAGGATWVSLHHGGGVGMGFSQHAGTVIVCDGSEQADERLARVLWNDPATGVMRHADAGYESAIACAAQHGLNLPMVKG; encoded by the coding sequence ATGACCTTATCTGTGGAACAGGCGGGTGCGCGTGAAGTGAGAGCACCCCACGGCAGTGAACTGCATTGTGAAAACTGGCTGATCGAAGCGGCGTACCGCATGATCCAGAATAACCTGGATCCAGACGTTGCCGAACGGCCCGAAGATCTGGTGGTGTACGGTGGAATTGGCAAAGCGGCACGCAACTGGGCCTGTTTTGACGCGATACTCGCCTCTCTGCGCGCCCTCAAAGGGGATGAAACGCTGTTGGTGCAGTCTGGTAAACCGGTGGGCGTTTTCCGTACCCATGAAAACGCGCCGCGCGTGCTGATCGCCAACTCGAATCTGGTGCCGCACTGGGCCAACTGGGATCACTTCAATAAGCTAGACCGTGATGGATTGATGATGTACGGCCAGATGACGGCGGGTTCATGGATCTACATCGGTGCGCAGGGCATTGTGCAGGGAACCTACGAAACCTTTGCTGAAGCAGGGCAGCAGCACTACAACGGCGATTTGCGCGGGCGGTGGATCCTGACCGCTGGCTTGGGCGGCATGGGGGGCGCGCAGCCGTTGGCCGGCGTGCTGGCCGGTGCCAGCGTGCTGGCGATCGAGTGCCAGGAGTCACGCATTGATTTTCGCCTGCGTACACGTTATCTCGATTACAAAGCCACCGATCTGGATGAAGCGCTGGCAATGATCGATGAGGCGTGCAAAGCGGGACGCGCCATTTCTGTGGGCCTGTTGGGTAACGCGGCGGACGTGGTGCCAGAACTGGTGAAACGCGCCAAGGCCGGAGGGATGCGCCCGGATATCGTGACCGATCAAACCTCGGCGCACGATCCGATTAACGGTTATCTGCCGCAAGGATGGGACGTGGCGCACTGGACAGCGATGCGCACTCGCGATCCGAAAGCGGTAGAAAAGGCGGCCAAAGCCTCGATGGCGGTGCATGTGCAGGCGATGCTGGAATTCCACCATATGGGTATCCCTACGGTGGATTATGGCAACAATATCCGCCAGATGGCACTGGAAGAGGGGGTGGCTAACGCGTTCGATTTCCCCGGTTTTGTGCCTGCCTATATTCGCCCATTATTCTGTCAGGGCAAAGGCCCATTCCGCTGGGTGGCGCTGTCAGGCGATCCGGAGGATATCGCGCGTACCGATGCCAAGCTCAAAGCGCTGTTTCCCGAGAACACGTCGTTACTCCGCTGGCTGGATATGGCGCAAGAGCGCATCGCCTTCCAGGGATTACCCGCACGCATTTGCTGGTTGGGATTGGGAGAGCGCCATCTGGCAGGGTTGGCTTTCAATGAGATGGTACGCAATGGCGAGTTGAAAGCGCCGATTGTGATTGGTCGCGATCATCTGGACTGCGGATCAGTTGCCTCACCCAATCGGGAAACCGAAGCGATGCGCGATGGCTCGGACGCGGTATCCGACTGGCCGTTGCTCAATGCGCTGTTAAACACGGCGGGTGGCGCAACCTGGGTCAGTCTGCATCACGGCGGCGGCGTGGGTATGGGCTTCTCACAGCATGCGGGCACGGTGATCGTGTGTGACGGCAGCGAACAGGCCGATGAACGTCTGGCGCGCGTGCTGTGGAACGACCCGGCAACGGGCGTGATGCGCCATGCGGATGCAGGGTATGAGAGCGCTATCGCGTGCGCTGCGCAGCATGGGTTGAACTTGCCGATGGTGAAGGGCTAA
- the hutH gene encoding histidine ammonia-lyase, which yields MTTTPLSICLTPGAVDLATLRAIYHGGVTLTLAEEAWADVDAACQQVADIVRQNRVVYGINTRFGKLVSTSIPAERLAELQRNLVLSHSVGVGELLPDNVLRLVMATKVVSLARGHSGVRRLVIETLLALFNAGVMPCVPEKGSVGASGDLAPLAHMSLMLLGEGQVKINGALLPAREGLALAGVEPLVLGPKEGLALLNGTQVSTSLALRGLFGAEQVLGAGLVAGALSLEAIRGSAKPFDACIHKARGQRGQIAVAEAMDALLKGSGIMDSHIHCGRVQDPYSIRCIPQVMGACLDNLTHAARILQIEANAASDNPLVFTDNGDVISGGNFHAEPVAFAADIIALAVAEIGAISERRLALLLDTGLSALPPFLVADGGVNSGFMIAQVTAAALASENKSLAHPGSVDSLPTSANQEDHVSMATYAARRLGAMCDNTAAVVGIEAMAAAQGIEFHRPLRSSALLEQELTRIRQAVLFLDKDRYLAPDIAAMCRWASQAEWPEQVAALLPTYAQ from the coding sequence ATGACAACAACACCCCTGTCGATTTGCCTCACTCCCGGCGCGGTCGATCTGGCGACGCTGCGGGCGATTTATCACGGTGGCGTCACACTGACGCTCGCCGAAGAGGCCTGGGCTGACGTGGATGCCGCGTGCCAGCAGGTGGCGGATATCGTGCGGCAGAATCGGGTGGTCTATGGCATCAATACCAGGTTTGGCAAGTTGGTCAGCACCTCCATTCCTGCCGAGCGTCTGGCGGAGTTGCAACGCAATCTGGTGCTGTCGCACAGCGTCGGCGTAGGTGAACTGCTGCCCGACAATGTGCTGCGTTTGGTGATGGCAACCAAAGTGGTGAGTCTGGCGCGGGGCCATTCCGGCGTGCGCCGTCTGGTGATTGAAACCTTGCTGGCGTTGTTCAATGCGGGCGTCATGCCGTGCGTTCCGGAAAAAGGATCGGTAGGGGCGTCGGGTGATTTGGCACCGTTGGCCCATATGTCGCTGATGCTGCTGGGGGAAGGGCAGGTCAAAATCAATGGCGCTCTGCTGCCAGCACGAGAAGGGCTGGCGCTGGCTGGCGTCGAGCCGCTGGTGTTGGGGCCGAAAGAGGGGTTGGCGCTGCTTAATGGCACGCAGGTTTCCACTTCGCTTGCCCTGCGCGGCCTGTTTGGTGCAGAGCAAGTGCTGGGGGCAGGTCTGGTCGCTGGTGCGCTTTCGCTGGAGGCCATTCGCGGTTCGGCCAAACCGTTCGATGCATGTATCCACAAAGCGCGCGGCCAGCGAGGTCAGATCGCGGTGGCTGAGGCGATGGATGCGCTGCTCAAAGGCAGCGGCATCATGGATTCACATATTCATTGTGGCCGGGTGCAGGATCCTTATTCCATCCGCTGCATTCCGCAAGTGATGGGGGCCTGTCTGGATAACCTGACCCATGCGGCGCGCATTCTGCAAATTGAAGCTAACGCTGCGTCAGATAACCCACTGGTGTTTACCGACAACGGTGATGTGATTTCGGGCGGTAACTTTCATGCTGAACCGGTGGCATTTGCCGCTGACATTATCGCTCTTGCTGTCGCGGAAATTGGCGCAATTTCTGAACGCCGTTTGGCGCTGCTGCTCGATACCGGTCTGTCGGCATTGCCGCCTTTCCTGGTGGCCGATGGCGGCGTGAATTCTGGCTTTATGATAGCCCAAGTGACCGCCGCCGCCTTGGCATCGGAAAACAAATCGCTGGCGCATCCCGGCAGCGTTGACAGCTTGCCTACCTCTGCCAATCAGGAAGACCACGTCTCCATGGCCACTTACGCGGCCCGTCGTCTAGGCGCAATGTGTGACAACACTGCTGCCGTGGTGGGTATCGAAGCGATGGCGGCTGCACAGGGCATCGAATTCCACCGCCCGTTGCGCAGTTCTGCTTTGCTGGAACAAGAGTTAACCCGCATTCGTCAGGCGGTACTTTTCCTCGATAAAGACCGCTATCTGGCGCCGGATATCGCTGCCATGTGTCGTTGGGCAAGCCAGGCCGAATGGCCGGAACAGGTGGCCGCGTTGCTGCCCACTTATGCTCAATAA
- a CDS encoding ABC transporter ATP-binding protein, with protein sequence MSYSKLAVRQVERIFTGPRGEQTQALLPVDYQVQENDFITILGPSGCGKSTLLRIIAGLDSPTSGEVWLDGALVEGPGADRGMVFQSYTLFPWLTVAQNICFGLQERGISKAQQQERCDYYIHQVGLKGFEHHYPRQLSGGMQQRTAIARALANDPKVLLMDEPFGALDNQTRVMMQELLLSVWEASRKTVMFVTHDIDEAIFMGNRVAIFSARPGRIKTEVAVAFDGHRDYTLKTSPEFMALKARVTEEIRAETLQALAH encoded by the coding sequence ATGTCCTACAGCAAATTAGCGGTACGCCAGGTCGAGCGCATCTTTACCGGCCCGCGCGGCGAACAGACTCAGGCGCTGTTGCCTGTCGATTATCAGGTACAGGAAAACGACTTCATCACCATTCTCGGGCCGTCCGGGTGTGGCAAATCTACCTTGTTGCGCATCATCGCCGGGTTGGATTCGCCCACCAGCGGTGAAGTGTGGCTTGATGGCGCGCTGGTGGAAGGACCGGGCGCCGATCGCGGTATGGTGTTTCAAAGCTATACGCTGTTCCCCTGGCTGACGGTGGCGCAGAACATCTGTTTTGGTTTGCAGGAGCGCGGCATCAGCAAGGCACAGCAGCAGGAGCGTTGTGACTACTACATTCATCAGGTTGGTTTGAAAGGCTTTGAGCATCACTATCCGCGTCAGCTTTCTGGCGGCATGCAGCAACGCACTGCGATTGCACGCGCATTGGCAAACGATCCCAAAGTGCTGTTGATGGATGAACCTTTTGGCGCGCTGGATAACCAGACGCGCGTCATGATGCAGGAACTTTTACTTTCGGTGTGGGAAGCGTCACGAAAGACGGTGATGTTTGTCACGCACGATATTGATGAAGCTATCTTTATGGGTAACCGAGTAGCGATTTTTAGTGCTCGCCCGGGACGCATCAAAACCGAAGTGGCGGTTGCCTTTGACGGGCATCGTGATTACACCCTGAAAACCTCGCCGGAATTTATGGCGCTCAAGGCCAGGGTGACCGAAGAGATTCGCGCCGAAACGCTCCAGGCGTTGGCGCATTAG
- a CDS encoding ABC transporter permease: protein MVPLRPVAVRLRVALGVAFFVLFFALWGMVTFSGSVSPTFLADPLTMLREGAILFTQYNFSEDIAMTVMRVLAGFLLAAIIGVPLGILMGAYKLCEAFFEPFVSFCRYLPASAFIPLLILWAGIGEMQKILVIFIGSFFQIVLMVAVAVGAARRDLVEAAYTLGCSNGSVVRRVLIPGAASEIAELLRLVLGWAWTYVIVAELIGSSSGIGHMIVDSQALLNTGQIIFGIIVIGVIGLLSDFLFKAMNRRLFSWSLL, encoded by the coding sequence ATGGTGCCGCTGCGGCCTGTTGCCGTGCGGTTGCGCGTGGCACTTGGGGTCGCCTTTTTTGTCCTGTTTTTTGCCCTGTGGGGAATGGTGACGTTCAGCGGTTCGGTATCACCGACCTTTTTGGCCGATCCGCTGACCATGCTGCGTGAAGGGGCGATCCTCTTCACCCAGTATAACTTCTCTGAGGATATCGCTATGACGGTGATGCGCGTGCTGGCAGGGTTCCTGCTGGCTGCAATCATCGGCGTCCCCCTCGGCATTCTGATGGGCGCGTACAAACTGTGCGAGGCGTTTTTTGAACCCTTTGTGTCGTTTTGCCGCTATTTACCGGCATCGGCGTTTATTCCGCTGTTGATTCTGTGGGCGGGCATCGGTGAGATGCAGAAGATTCTGGTGATCTTTATTGGTTCTTTCTTTCAAATCGTGTTGATGGTGGCGGTAGCGGTAGGCGCTGCGCGTCGCGATTTGGTGGAAGCGGCCTACACGCTGGGATGCAGCAACGGCAGCGTGGTGCGGCGCGTGCTGATCCCTGGGGCGGCATCGGAAATCGCCGAACTGTTACGGTTGGTGCTCGGGTGGGCGTGGACTTACGTGATTGTTGCTGAACTGATTGGCTCGTCGAGCGGTATCGGGCACATGATTGTCGACAGTCAGGCGCTGCTGAATACCGGACAGATCATCTTCGGCATTATCGTCATCGGGGTGATTGGCCTGCTGTCAGATTTTCTGTTTAAGGCGATGAATCGACGCCTGTTTTCCTGGAGCTTATTGTAA